Proteins from one Oenanthe melanoleuca isolate GR-GAL-2019-014 chromosome 1, OMel1.0, whole genome shotgun sequence genomic window:
- the NOP2 gene encoding probable 28S rRNA (cytosine(4447)-C(5))-methyltransferase, whose amino-acid sequence MGRKLDPTRKEKRGPGRKARKQRGAEVELARFLPPEPETGRKKLSSHGRKRAAKRRLAASGGPAGRRPLGKKGEGEREPTVEGQLSPQKEKRAVKATGQAARGRSGFSDSNSKWLAPAKAKKTQPKGNHVELSSDGEVEEGSWEMEEEEEEDGSSEEMVDDYGASSSEEEELLPIEKAALKQKPDRECLSEDDSEEEDEEEEEDEEASKQKMGQKEEEGTDLQLNLDIDEQFKLPTNEEIEKEATQPPDLHVIHQRIQGNMEVLQDFGVKREEGRSRQEYLALLRRDMAAYYSYSDFLLTKLMDIFPLPELINFLEANEVPRPVTIRTNTLKTRRRDLAQALINRGVNLDPLGKWSKTGLVIYDSTVPIGATPEYLAGHYMLQGASSLLPVMALAPQENEHILDMCCAPGGKTSYIAQLMKNTGMILANDSSAERLRSVVGNLHRLGVTNAVVSNCDGRQFPKVLGGFDRVLLDAPCSGTGVISKDPAVKTNKDEKDILRCAHLQKELILSAIDSVNAASETGGYIVYCTCSIMVEENEWVVDYALKKRNVRLVATGLDFGKEGFTRFKDRRFHPSLKSTRRFYPHTHNMDGFFIAKFKKFSNAIPQTQKDEEPAVEAAAPPAVPDTIITEPLPKKKKLEGSKDDEEQKLPQPALKKKRSLQAQRRPLKAVRRSSKMMQPKVLARKKKHRVKANGQ is encoded by the exons GGCTGCGAAGAGGCGGCTGGCAGCGAGCGGCGGCCCGGCGGGGAGGAGGCCGCTcggaaagaaaggagaaggagagcGGGAGCCGACAG TTGAAGGGCAGCTGTCCCCACAGAAGGAGAAACGTGCTGTAAAGGCAACAGGACAAGCTGCCCGTGGCCGGTCTGGCTTCAGCGATAGCAATTCCAAGTGGCTGGCTCCAGCCAAAGCCAAGAAAACCCAACCTAAAGGAAACCACGTGGAATTATCCAGTGATGGTGAGGTGGAAGAGGGCAGCtgggagatggaggaggaagaggaggaggatgggagcAGTGAGGAGATGGTGGATGATTATGGTGCCTCATCATCAGAGGAAGAAGAG CTGCTGCCTATTGAAAAAGCTGCCCTGAAGCAGAAGCCTGACAG GGAATGCCTCAGTGAAGATGACAGcgaggaggaagatgaggaggaagaggaagatgaggaggcaagcaagcagaaaatgggacagaaggaagaagagggcACAGATCTGCAGCTCAACCTGGATATAGATGAACAATTTAAACTGCCAACTAATGAAGAGATTGAGAAGGAGG CTACCCAGCCACCCGACCTGCACGTCATTCACCAGCGCATCCAGGGCAACatggaggtgctgcaggactTTGGGGTGAAGCGGGAGGAGGGGCGCTCCCGGCAGGAATACCTGGCGCTGCTGCGCCGGGACATGGCCGCCTATTACTCCTACAGCGACTTCCTGCTCACCAAGCTCATGGACATCTTCCCGCTCCCTGAG CTGATAAACTTCCTGGAGGCTAACGAGGTTCCCCGTCCCGTCACCATTCGCACCAACACGCTGAAGACACGGCGGCGGGACCTggcccag GCTCTAATCAACCGTGGTGTGAATCTTGACCCCTTGGGGAAGTGGTCGAAAACAGGACTTGTTATTTATGACTCCACTGTGCCCATCG gTGCCACCCCAGAGTATCTGGCTGGACATTACATGCTTCAAGGAGCCTCCAGTCTTCTCCCTGTCATGGCGCTGGCTCCACAGGAGAATGAGCACATCCTGGATAtgtgctgtgccccaggaggCAAGACCAGCTACATAG CTCAGCTTATGAAGAATACAGGGATGATCCTGGCTAATGACAGCAGTGCCGAGCGGCTGCGTAGCGTGGTAGGGAACTTGCACCGCCTGGGAGTCACCAATGCTGTCGTGAGCAACTGTGATGGACGCCAGTTCCCCAAG GTTCTTGGAGGGTTCGACCGTGTCTTGCTTGATGCTCCATGTAGTGGAACAGGCGTCATTTCCAAGGATCCTGCTGTCAAAACCAACAAG GATGAAAAGGATATCCTGCGTTGTGCCCacctgcagaaggagctgattCTTAGCGCCATAGATTCAGTCAATGCTGCCTCAGAGACGGGGGGCTACATTGTGTACTGCACTTGCTCCATCATG GTGGAGGAGAACGAGTGGGTTGTGGATTATGCCCTGAAGAAGCGCAATGTCCGTTTGGTGGCCACAGGCCTGGACTTTGGCAAGGAAGGCTTCACCAG GTTCAAGGACCGTCGCTTCCACCCGTCCCTCAAGTCTACGCGGCGTTTCTACCCCCACACGCACAATATGGATGGGTTCTTCATCGCCAAGTTCAAGAAGTTCTCCAATGCCATCCCACAGACACAGAAAG ATGAAGAGCCTGCTGTGGAAGCGGCAGCTCCGCCCGCTGTCCCCGACACCATCATCACAGAGCCTCTGCCAAAAAAGAAGAAGCTTGAGGGATCAAAAGATGATGAAGAGCAgaagctgccccagcctgctTTGAAGAAGAAACGTTCATTGCAAGCACAGAGGAGACCCTTGAAGGCTGTCCGGCGTTCTTCCAAAATGATGCAACCTAAAGTCCTTGCCAGGAAGAAGAAGCATAGAGTGAAAGCGAATGGACAGTGA